The following proteins come from a genomic window of Thermofilaceae archaeon:
- the pcn gene encoding proliferating cell nuclear antigen (pcna) translates to MPLLFEFPDARDWRYLIESLETVIEEASFIADNEALRLRALDSSRIAMVDLYLPRESFSTYEIDEVPTRIGVNFDEFNKILKRAKADDKIICRVEGGRLKVTLSGKAERTFSLPIISTEGGELPVPKVTFDVTAKMVSDTFRDSLKEAELISDTIRFAGEQRELKLAARSDKGEWEAIFSMEKGSLIEYEVRQPSYSSYSLEYLNDIVGKAYRISDLVTIEFSTNKPLCLTFDIAAGGILRFFLAPRME, encoded by the coding sequence ATGCCGTTACTATTTGAGTTCCCGGACGCGCGGGATTGGAGGTACCTCATAGAAAGCTTAGAGACTGTAATCGAAGAGGCGAGCTTCATAGCCGATAACGAGGCTCTCCGCCTTAGAGCTCTCGATAGCTCACGCATAGCTATGGTTGACCTGTACTTACCGAGAGAGAGCTTCAGCACGTACGAGATCGACGAGGTGCCTACTAGGATTGGCGTGAACTTCGACGAGTTTAATAAAATTCTGAAGCGCGCCAAAGCCGATGATAAGATAATTTGCCGCGTAGAGGGTGGTAGACTGAAAGTAACCCTATCGGGTAAAGCCGAGAGAACGTTCTCGCTCCCCATCATTAGCACTGAGGGTGGAGAGCTCCCTGTACCTAAGGTAACGTTTGATGTTACAGCTAAGATGGTTTCCGATACATTTAGAGACTCGTTGAAAGAAGCTGAGCTTATAAGCGATACGATTAGATTCGCTGGCGAACAGAGAGAGTTGAAACTTGCGGCGCGCAGCGATAAGGGTGAGTGGGAAGCGATCTTCTCTATGGAAAAGGGATCTTTAATAGAGTACGAAGTAAGACAGCCTTCGTACTCGTCCTACAGTCTGGAATACCTAAATGATATTGTGGGTAAGGCGTACAGGATAAGCGACCTTGTTACAATCGAGTTTTCAACAAACAAACCATTGTGCTTAACCTTCGACATAGCGGCCGGAGGCATACTCAGGTTCTTCTTAGCACCGCGGATGGAGTAG
- a CDS encoding transcription factor S has translation MEYCPSCGNLLLPRRKDGQVVLVCRRCGYEKTVSNPSAYRVVRQARHGPEDTILVIDREVSVETLPKAKVECPRCGHLEAYYWEAQTRAGDEPATRFFRCVKCGYTWREYQ, from the coding sequence ATGGAGTACTGCCCCAGCTGTGGTAACTTGCTCCTCCCGAGAAGGAAGGATGGTCAAGTAGTGCTAGTGTGCCGAAGGTGTGGCTACGAGAAAACTGTAAGCAATCCCTCTGCTTACAGAGTTGTACGACAGGCACGCCATGGTCCTGAGGATACCATTCTGGTGATTGACCGTGAGGTAAGCGTTGAGACGCTGCCTAAAGCCAAGGTTGAGTGCCCACGCTGTGGGCACTTAGAGGCATACTACTGGGAGGCTCAAACGAGGGCTGGCGACGAACCTGCGACACGCTTCTTCAGATGCGTAAAATGCGGCTATACGTGGCGCGAATACCAGTAG
- a CDS encoding translation initiation factor IF-2 subunit beta, which yields MVEHLDYETLLERAYKLLPEKTTRRERLEVEPPDVVVSGKRTFIMNFKRICDIINREPRLVLRFLLKELGASGNIEGDVAVIYGVTTPKMVASLLSVFMKGYVYCPVCGSPDTILKREERRIMQLRCLACGAISPVKPF from the coding sequence GTGGTGGAACATCTCGATTACGAGACGCTGCTCGAGAGAGCGTATAAGCTGCTGCCTGAAAAGACCACGAGAAGGGAGAGGCTTGAAGTTGAGCCACCTGACGTTGTAGTATCTGGGAAAAGAACGTTCATAATGAATTTTAAGAGAATTTGCGATATCATCAACCGTGAGCCACGCCTTGTATTGAGGTTTCTACTTAAGGAGCTGGGAGCTTCGGGGAACATTGAGGGCGACGTTGCAGTGATATACGGCGTAACAACTCCAAAGATGGTTGCCAGTCTTCTCAGCGTCTTCATGAAGGGATACGTTTACTGTCCGGTCTGCGGCAGTCCTGATACCATTCTCAAGAGGGAGGAGAGAAGGATAATGCAGCTCAGATGCCTGGCTTGTGGAGCCATTAGTCCCGTGAAGCCTTTCTAA
- a CDS encoding SWIM zinc finger family protein — translation MSDERASMVSKAAWLIKEGRVVRISDLMYYVMGRKNRHIVRVIGGALSCTCPGFRERGICSHVIAVSTIMKLGSKNEFLDEVLRARVEKELKLLRRKL, via the coding sequence ATGAGTGATGAGAGAGCTAGCATGGTTTCGAAGGCCGCTTGGCTGATTAAAGAGGGAAGGGTGGTTAGAATAAGCGACTTGATGTACTACGTAATGGGAAGGAAGAACCGGCACATAGTTCGTGTCATTGGAGGCGCTCTCTCCTGCACTTGCCCCGGCTTTAGGGAGCGGGGTATCTGCTCCCACGTGATCGCGGTGTCCACGATAATGAAACTTGGGAGTAAAAACGAGTTTCTCGATGAGGTTCTTCGAGCACGAGTAGAGAAAGAACTAAAACTTTTAAGACGAAAACTATAA
- the ppsA gene encoding phosphoenolpyruvate synthase — protein MKDKATEIILWFEELTKDDVPLVGGKNANLGEMIRAGIPVPPGFAVTAYAYRRFIEETGIKDEIQRILRERVKPGASAPEDYIEASREIRELIEKTPMPKDIEEAIRKAYRELCKRLGKAEEFVAVRSSATAEDLPDASFAGQQETYLNVKGEDEVVEKVKKCWSSLFTPRAIFYRESKGFAHEKVLISVAVQKMVNSRSAGVMFTIHPVTGEKDKIVIEGAWGLGESVVAGKVTPDEWVVDKNTLQIVERRVSEKVRELVRDPVTGRNIEREVEPERRNAPALTDDEVRLLAELANKIEKHYGRPMDIEWAVDRDLKFPESVFIVQARPETVWSVKAAEAKPAEAKAVRLAEAKPVVKGLPASPGVVFGVAKVCLTLEDAKKLMQKGDILVTKMTDPDWVPYMRLAAAIVTDEGGMTAHAAIVSRELGIPCIVGTREATKVMRTGEGYTVDARAGVVYEGYVEELLGKKEEKPAAALAAPIEIVLKPVTATKIYMNLGVPDKIHEYKDLPFDGIGLMRVEFIMASWVKEHPLYLLETGRGDVLVDRMAEGIAMVAREIYPRPVVVRFSDFKTNEYRQLTGGEKYEPHEDNPMIGWRGVSRYISPQYEKAFRLEVRAIKKVRDEMGLTNVWVMAPFVRTLWEAEKFIKILAEEGLESSRDFKIWAMAEVPSIIFLAEEFSRYFDGFSIGSNDLTQLTLGTDRDSAILPKIDPRYFDERDPAVKTAIAMLIEKAHNSPYGYRTVSICGQAPSVYPEFTEFLVRHGIDSVSVNPDVIVRTRELVAAIERRILIEKSLGIERYDEELGWPMRRRRKGLPDVWARRVDEI, from the coding sequence ATGAAGGATAAGGCTACGGAAATCATACTGTGGTTTGAGGAGTTAACGAAGGATGACGTTCCACTAGTCGGTGGCAAGAACGCAAACCTGGGTGAGATGATCCGCGCGGGTATTCCTGTGCCACCCGGCTTCGCAGTTACGGCCTACGCCTACAGGAGGTTCATAGAAGAGACGGGGATCAAGGATGAGATACAGAGGATCTTAAGAGAAAGGGTGAAGCCAGGTGCCTCAGCGCCCGAGGATTACATCGAAGCTAGCCGTGAGATCAGGGAATTGATTGAAAAGACCCCCATGCCAAAGGATATCGAGGAGGCTATTCGTAAAGCCTACAGGGAGTTATGTAAGCGTTTGGGCAAAGCTGAGGAGTTCGTAGCAGTACGCAGCAGCGCGACTGCGGAGGATCTTCCGGATGCGAGTTTCGCAGGGCAACAGGAGACTTACCTTAACGTGAAGGGTGAGGACGAGGTCGTGGAGAAGGTTAAGAAGTGCTGGTCGAGCCTCTTTACTCCACGAGCCATCTTCTACAGAGAGAGCAAGGGTTTTGCGCACGAGAAAGTCCTGATTAGCGTTGCCGTCCAGAAGATGGTGAACTCTAGATCAGCTGGAGTGATGTTCACGATACACCCGGTCACTGGCGAGAAGGATAAGATCGTTATCGAGGGAGCCTGGGGTTTAGGAGAGTCTGTCGTAGCCGGTAAGGTGACTCCTGACGAATGGGTGGTTGACAAGAACACGCTTCAAATTGTAGAGAGAAGGGTTTCAGAGAAGGTGAGAGAGCTAGTTAGGGATCCTGTTACAGGCCGGAACATCGAACGGGAAGTAGAGCCTGAGAGGAGGAACGCGCCCGCTTTAACTGACGACGAGGTTCGCCTGCTCGCTGAGCTCGCGAACAAGATCGAGAAGCACTACGGTAGGCCGATGGATATCGAATGGGCTGTCGATAGGGATCTCAAGTTCCCTGAGAGCGTGTTTATAGTTCAGGCAAGGCCTGAGACTGTGTGGAGCGTGAAGGCCGCCGAAGCTAAACCAGCCGAGGCGAAGGCTGTTAGGTTGGCGGAGGCGAAGCCTGTAGTGAAGGGTTTACCCGCAAGCCCCGGTGTGGTATTTGGCGTCGCTAAAGTCTGTCTCACTCTAGAGGACGCGAAGAAGCTGATGCAGAAGGGCGACATCCTCGTGACGAAAATGACGGATCCGGATTGGGTACCTTACATGAGGCTCGCCGCTGCGATTGTGACTGACGAGGGCGGAATGACCGCCCACGCTGCGATTGTCAGCAGGGAGCTTGGCATTCCCTGCATCGTGGGTACGCGTGAGGCAACTAAGGTCATGAGGACGGGTGAGGGATACACCGTTGATGCGAGAGCGGGTGTCGTGTACGAGGGTTACGTTGAGGAACTGTTGGGCAAGAAGGAGGAGAAGCCCGCCGCGGCTTTAGCAGCGCCGATCGAGATTGTCCTGAAGCCCGTAACTGCCACGAAGATCTACATGAACCTAGGAGTACCCGACAAGATACACGAGTACAAGGACTTACCGTTCGACGGTATCGGTCTGATGAGAGTTGAGTTTATCATGGCCAGCTGGGTCAAGGAGCACCCGCTCTACCTGCTTGAGACGGGGAGGGGTGACGTTCTCGTCGATAGGATGGCTGAGGGTATAGCGATGGTTGCGAGGGAAATCTATCCGAGGCCGGTCGTAGTCAGGTTCAGCGACTTCAAGACGAACGAGTACAGGCAGCTAACTGGTGGCGAAAAGTACGAGCCTCACGAGGATAACCCGATGATAGGTTGGCGTGGTGTTAGCAGGTACATTAGCCCGCAGTACGAGAAGGCTTTCCGCCTCGAGGTTCGGGCGATCAAGAAGGTAAGGGACGAGATGGGACTCACTAACGTCTGGGTAATGGCGCCATTCGTAAGAACCTTATGGGAAGCTGAGAAGTTCATTAAAATCCTGGCAGAGGAGGGTCTTGAGAGCAGCAGGGACTTCAAAATCTGGGCGATGGCCGAGGTTCCGAGCATAATCTTCCTGGCGGAGGAGTTCTCAAGGTACTTCGACGGCTTCAGCATAGGGAGCAACGACTTAACCCAGTTAACGCTCGGAACCGACAGAGACAGTGCTATTCTACCGAAGATTGATCCGAGGTACTTCGACGAGAGGGACCCGGCTGTCAAGACTGCCATAGCTATGCTGATTGAGAAGGCCCACAACTCACCGTACGGTTACAGGACGGTCAGTATCTGTGGCCAAGCCCCCTCCGTATACCCCGAGTTCACGGAGTTCCTAGTGAGGCACGGCATCGATAGCGTGAGCGTTAACCCGGATGTTATCGTTCGAACTAGGGAGCTCGTCGCAGCTATAGAAAGGAGAATACTCATTGAAAAATCACTAGGCATTGAGCGATACGACGAGGAACTCGGCTGGCCAATGCGCAGAAGAAGGAAAGGCCTACCAGACGTGTGGGCTAGGCGCGTAGACGAAATCTAG
- a CDS encoding DNA-directed RNA polymerase subunit H — protein sequence MGTRRVNILEHELVPQHILLSKEEASRILKRMGITRRQLPWLLASDPVAKAIGAKPGDVVMIVRKSPTAGVSVAFRVVVRG from the coding sequence ATGGGTACACGGAGAGTAAACATTCTCGAGCACGAGCTCGTACCACAGCATATACTGCTGAGCAAAGAGGAGGCTTCTAGGATTCTCAAGAGAATGGGTATCACTAGGCGTCAACTCCCCTGGCTGCTTGCTTCCGATCCTGTCGCAAAAGCTATTGGAGCTAAGCCTGGTGATGTGGTTATGATAGTGAGGAAGAGCCCAACCGCGGGGGTATCTGTTGCCTTCAGAGTGGTAGTGAGGGGATAG
- a CDS encoding DNA-directed RNA polymerase subunit B, whose amino-acid sequence MDEEWRYSKEDAWVLIEAFIREHGLVRQHLDSYNKFVEKTLQEIINEVGSVESGIPGLKVVFGKITVGNPRVKEADGSESSILPMEARLRNLSYAAPLFLEMILVEEGEEKDRATVYIGDLPIMVKSVKCPLSRMSREEQVKVGEDPKDPGGYFIVNGSERVLIVQEDLAVNRILVDYGPSGGSVTHVAKVFSSTAAYRIPVTVERTKDGQLYVSFPSIPSRIPLVVMMRALGLESDREIVNAVTSDPEILNELYPSLLEQSRIAMTVDDALDYIGARVAVGQPKNIRLERAQQVIDQYFLPHLGTKPENRLDKAYFLGQMVERLIELVLGRRPPDDKDHLANKRFKLAGDLMASVFRQAFKQFVKDLGYQLEKSRGKSREINLLTLARADVITDKLRSALATGNWPGGRTGVSQILDRTNYLSTISHLRRVVSPLSRTQPHFEARELHATHWGMLCPVESPEGQNCGLVKNLALLATISIGIDEEEIRDLLINKLGVVPIREAREKGITGTKVYINMKLVGVHENGDALAKIIRELRRRGKIHHEVNVVHYKTEKIDEVYINCDSGRIRRPLLVIENGRLKLRKQDIEKLKEGKWSWSDLVRQGIVEYLDPEEEENALIATSIDEVNEETTHLEISPAAILGVVASVIPYPEHNQSPRNSYEAAMAKQALGFSMANFLHRMDPRMHFLHYPQKALVRTRVFDLVELDERPFGQNVIVAVLTGAGYNIQDAIVISKAAIERGLARSTFFRTYETVEMKYPGGQEDRIEVPSDDVMGYRSKEAYVKLDPRDGIVFPESDVKGGEVIIGKTSPPRFISSFFEPRATTRRRDTSISIRPSESGIADRVVIAEDADGNRLVKVRVRDQRIPELGDKFASRHGQKGVIGLILPAEDMPFTEDGITPDILINPHAIPSRMTVGQLLESLAGKVASLTGRTIDATAFEGTPEEQLRQLLHMLGFRSDGKEVLYNGVTGERLEAEIFIGVVYYQKLHHMVADKIHARARGRVQILTRQPTEGRAREGGLRFGEMEKDCLVGHGASILLRERLFESSDKTVIFVCNNCGFLGWYDARKNEPTCPVCRDKGELHPIYVSYAFKLLLQELMSLGIAPRLILKDKVEVV is encoded by the coding sequence ATGGATGAAGAATGGAGGTATAGCAAAGAAGATGCGTGGGTCCTCATAGAAGCATTCATCCGTGAGCATGGTCTTGTACGCCAGCATTTAGATTCCTACAACAAGTTTGTGGAAAAAACCCTTCAAGAAATAATTAATGAAGTAGGATCTGTTGAATCCGGGATTCCAGGTTTAAAGGTAGTTTTTGGGAAAATTACTGTTGGTAATCCCAGGGTAAAGGAAGCTGATGGTTCTGAGAGTTCTATATTACCGATGGAGGCAAGACTCAGGAACCTATCTTATGCAGCACCCCTCTTCTTAGAAATGATACTCGTAGAAGAAGGAGAAGAGAAGGATAGGGCAACTGTCTATATCGGGGATCTTCCCATTATGGTCAAATCGGTTAAATGTCCTCTTTCAAGGATGAGTAGAGAGGAGCAGGTGAAAGTGGGCGAGGATCCTAAGGATCCTGGGGGGTACTTCATCGTTAACGGCTCGGAGAGAGTGCTTATAGTCCAGGAGGACCTGGCCGTTAATAGGATCCTCGTAGATTATGGGCCGAGCGGGGGTTCGGTAACTCACGTTGCTAAGGTTTTCTCCTCGACTGCCGCCTATAGGATACCAGTAACCGTGGAAAGGACGAAGGACGGGCAGCTCTATGTTAGCTTCCCCTCGATTCCTTCACGCATACCGCTAGTCGTGATGATGCGGGCGCTGGGGCTTGAAAGCGACCGTGAGATTGTTAATGCTGTTACGAGCGATCCAGAGATATTAAATGAACTTTATCCCTCTCTCCTCGAGCAAAGCCGAATCGCGATGACCGTCGATGATGCTCTTGACTACATAGGTGCTCGAGTGGCCGTAGGGCAGCCGAAGAATATCAGGCTAGAGCGCGCCCAACAGGTCATTGATCAATACTTCCTCCCTCACTTGGGTACTAAACCGGAAAACAGGCTGGATAAGGCCTACTTCCTGGGTCAAATGGTTGAAAGGTTGATCGAGCTGGTCCTAGGCCGACGACCACCGGACGATAAGGACCATCTCGCTAACAAACGCTTCAAGCTCGCCGGGGATTTAATGGCAAGCGTGTTTCGGCAGGCGTTTAAACAGTTCGTAAAGGATCTGGGCTACCAGCTGGAGAAGAGCAGGGGCAAGAGTAGGGAGATCAATCTCCTCACCCTAGCAAGAGCCGATGTCATCACGGATAAGCTGAGGAGTGCGCTTGCAACCGGGAACTGGCCAGGTGGCCGCACCGGTGTAAGCCAGATACTCGACCGTACGAACTACCTGTCGACGATTAGCCACTTGAGGAGGGTTGTCTCACCCCTTAGCCGGACCCAACCGCATTTCGAAGCGCGTGAACTCCACGCAACCCACTGGGGAATGTTATGCCCTGTTGAAAGCCCCGAAGGCCAGAACTGTGGTCTTGTGAAAAACCTGGCCCTTCTCGCGACGATCTCAATAGGCATAGATGAGGAAGAGATCCGCGACCTGCTGATAAACAAGCTCGGGGTTGTGCCGATACGAGAGGCGCGGGAGAAAGGCATCACTGGAACAAAAGTCTACATTAACATGAAGCTGGTCGGTGTGCACGAGAATGGTGATGCGCTAGCGAAGATTATCAGGGAGCTGAGGAGACGGGGTAAAATCCATCATGAGGTTAACGTCGTTCATTATAAAACAGAAAAAATCGATGAGGTTTACATAAACTGTGACAGCGGTAGAATTCGAAGACCTCTGCTAGTTATTGAAAATGGAAGGTTAAAGTTAAGAAAGCAGGATATTGAGAAATTAAAGGAAGGAAAGTGGAGTTGGAGTGACTTAGTGAGACAAGGGATCGTAGAGTACTTGGATCCCGAAGAAGAGGAGAACGCGCTCATCGCCACTTCGATCGATGAAGTGAACGAGGAAACCACGCACCTTGAGATTTCACCGGCTGCTATATTGGGCGTTGTGGCATCCGTGATACCATACCCAGAGCATAACCAGTCTCCACGTAACAGCTACGAGGCCGCGATGGCTAAGCAGGCTCTTGGCTTCTCGATGGCTAACTTTCTCCACAGAATGGACCCGAGGATGCACTTCCTCCACTACCCTCAAAAAGCGCTAGTTCGCACTAGGGTATTCGATCTGGTGGAGCTTGACGAGAGGCCCTTCGGCCAAAACGTGATCGTAGCTGTTTTAACCGGAGCGGGCTACAACATCCAGGATGCTATCGTAATTAGCAAAGCGGCCATTGAAAGAGGGCTAGCACGATCAACGTTCTTTAGAACCTATGAAACTGTGGAGATGAAGTACCCTGGAGGGCAGGAGGATAGAATCGAGGTGCCTTCTGATGACGTAATGGGTTATCGATCAAAAGAAGCATACGTAAAGCTTGATCCGAGAGACGGCATAGTCTTCCCCGAGTCGGATGTTAAAGGCGGTGAAGTGATAATAGGTAAAACGAGCCCGCCCCGCTTTATCAGCAGCTTCTTCGAGCCTAGAGCAACGACGAGAAGGAGGGACACCTCGATTAGCATCAGACCTAGCGAATCGGGGATTGCGGACCGCGTCGTAATCGCTGAAGATGCCGACGGGAATAGGCTAGTGAAAGTTAGAGTGAGAGACCAGCGGATCCCTGAGCTCGGCGACAAGTTTGCTTCGCGCCACGGCCAGAAAGGAGTGATCGGACTGATCTTACCAGCCGAGGACATGCCCTTCACGGAAGACGGTATAACTCCTGATATCCTAATCAACCCTCATGCTATTCCTTCAAGAATGACCGTGGGGCAACTTCTTGAGTCGCTAGCTGGTAAAGTTGCCTCACTTACGGGTCGCACAATCGACGCTACGGCATTCGAGGGCACGCCAGAAGAGCAGCTTAGACAACTTCTTCATATGTTAGGTTTCAGAAGTGATGGGAAAGAGGTTCTATATAACGGTGTCACTGGCGAAAGATTGGAAGCGGAAATCTTCATTGGTGTGGTTTACTACCAGAAGCTTCACCACATGGTGGCAGACAAGATTCACGCAAGAGCTCGTGGCCGGGTGCAGATTCTGACGAGACAGCCTACAGAAGGCAGAGCACGGGAGGGCGGCCTGAGATTCGGTGAGATGGAGAAGGACTGCTTGGTGGGTCATGGTGCGTCCATACTGCTCAGGGAGAGGTTGTTCGAATCATCCGACAAGACTGTGATATTTGTTTGCAACAACTGCGGTTTCCTAGGGTGGTATGACGCGAGGAAAAACGAACCAACATGTCCCGTATGCAGGGACAAAGGCGAGCTCCACCCGATATACGTCTCGTACGCTTTTAAGCTCCTACTGCAAGAGCTTATGAGCCTAGGAATTGCACCTAGGCTAATTCTGAAAGACAAAGTAGAGGTGGTGTGA